DNA sequence from the Oncorhynchus clarkii lewisi isolate Uvic-CL-2024 chromosome 9, UVic_Ocla_1.0, whole genome shotgun sequence genome:
TCCTCCTTGAACACACGTGTTCTTATGGTGTCGTCCTCACACCAGATCACCGCATACACATCTGGTGCTACacaacacagatacagacacaataCATAGACAGTTAGTCTCATGTTTGTAGTCTTTGTAATCTTGTGAAAGATGCACATAGAGGTTTGTATACAATGAGATTACATGTGGCCAGTTGTTTGTAAAAGACACCGTTCCGTATGATGGTAATGTATTTTATGATCATGTATGTTATTATATTGATAATGCATATTATGATATTGATCatgtatgtttataatgtatgcTATGATATTGATAATGTATGTTTATAATGCATGCTATTGATCatgtatgtttataatgtatgcTATGATATTGATAATGTATGTTTATAATGCATGCTATTGATCATGTATGTTTATAATGCATGCTATTGATCatgtatgtgtcacgccctggccttagttatctttgttttctttattattttggttaggtcagggtgtgacatgggggatttatgtgctttgtcttgtctagggggttttgtatgtttatggggctgtttcctttctaggtagttttgtatgtttatggggctggatacctttctaggtagttttgtatgtttatggggctgtttcctttctaggtagttttgtatgtttatggggctgtttcctttctaggtagttttgtatGTGTATGGGGCTGTCACCTGTCTAGgtaaattgtatgtctatggttgcctagattggttctcaattagaggctgCTGTCTCGTGTCTCTTGGTTTTTCTCTTCGGTTTTTTCCCACCTTTATTGAattgtattgaattgtattgtattgtattgtattgtattgtattgtattgtattgtattgtattgtgttcatGTTCAGTTTTTTCCTTATTAAAAACCACGGACACCTACCACGCTgaattttggtccgcctctccttcgacggaagaatccTGTTACAGTATGTTTATAATGCATGCTATTGATCATGTGTGTTTAACACATATGCTATGATATTGATAATGAATGTTATGATATTGATCTTGTAtgtgtgaaaatgtattttatgatATTGATAATGTATGTTCTGATATTGATCATGTATGTTATAATATTGATAATGAATTGATATTGATCCTGTATGTGTAAGattattgtacctttatttaactaggcaagtcagttaagaacaaattcttattttcagtgacagcctagtaacagtgggttaactgcctgttcaggggcagaatgacatatttgtaccttgtcagcttggggatttgaacttgcaacctttcggttcctagtccaacactctaatcgctaggctaccctgccgccccatattgaTAATGTATGTTATGATAATATTATGGCGTAATGTCACAGTGATGTAATATTTACCTGTCTGTTTAGGCTGGCTGAGTCCAGATGCTCGACGTAGGTGGACGGTGGTTACTATACTGGGCTGGGGAAGACAACACTGCCACAGTGAGGGAGCAGGCAACTCCTCTCTCAACTCACTaacagaaggtagagagagagggagggagataaataATAGTAGTGAAGTGGAAAAGGGGGAGAATAGATACAATCAATCATTATCTGGTGCTGACATGCTAAATTCCTTCATTCCTAACATTCACCCCATTCCTTCATTCCTAACATTCACCCCATTCCTTCATTCCTAACATTCACACCATTCCTTCATTCCTAACATTAACACCATTCCTTCATTCCTAACATTCACACCATTCCTTCATTCCTAACATTCCTTCATTCCTAAGATACAGTACATTCTATTCCTTCATACCTAACATTCACCCCATTCCTTCATTCCTAACATTCACCCCATTCCTTCATTCCTAACATTCACCCCATTCCTTCATTCCTAACATTAACACCATTCCCTCTTCCCACCCCTAACCTGAGTCTGAGGTGGGAATGTGAGAAGAGGCGTATCAGGAAGCGTCCGGTCGCCCCGGGCTGGAAGGTAGTGGGCAGGAGGGCGTAGCGGCCGGGGCCCAGGGACACTCGCAGGGCCACACTACGGGAGTCCATGTACACAGAGCTCGCTGCCTGCTCCACCACACACTGCACACGGCTTAGCCGGTTCACCTCCACCTGATGACAGGGTTGGAGGGTGAATGAATAGagggttaaacacacacacaggaaatatGGAGTATTCACACACTCACggtcatatgcacacacacacacaccttgggtgTACTATAGCGTCCTACAGCGGCTCTTTTGAAGCCCTGTGACTCACCCTCAGCACCTCGAAGCCGATGGGCagattctctcctcctccatccttcctctttatcctcctgtcctcctgctgCAGACAGATCAACACCTCATCCTCCTTTCCCTGCACCTCAAACATGAactgagaaggagagaaagagagaatttatttatatttttatgtaacctttttttaactaggcaagtcagttaagaacaaattcttatttagagagagagagagagagagagagagagagagagagagagagagagaaagagagagagagttcaacaGTAGCAGATTTAGAGTACCACTAATATAGCTTAGTGTCAGCCATGTTGTTTTTAGCTTAGCAATGTTGTTTCCAACAGCACCACTCTGAATAGGCTTTCACAGGTCTATTTCCATGCCATTAAGATTGTAGCAGTTGCCCAAATAGTTCACATTAATCCCTTACAATTTCAGCAACACAAGCTATTTGCATGCTTGTGGTATATGCATACTATATTTGAGATACTATTCTAGCATCCTGAGTGTCCTTCTCAGAATATCAAGAAGGTGTTTTTCACTACAGTCCGAATGTAACAACTAAATTAGGACGAGACAGTTCTCCCCCACCCAGTCATAACCAAACATATTCTGAGTGTAGGATAAACTGGACCTCTACATGGAACCATTTAACCAGTTGTTTTGAGCATAAACCTAGCTGAAGTGTAGGCTCACCTGGGGGTTGTGTAGAAAAGTGTCTTTGTGGTTGATGCATCCTCCACACCTACTCTTCTTATCAGTCTGTTCATCCCATCCtccatccacctctccctccttcttcaccccctcctccttcctcttcgtcttcttctctccttctttcgcAACAACCATtttttccctccctccaccacgaACAGCTcgacctcctcctccccctccacccctctgtctctcccccagtcttGCCTCTTTCCGGTCCCCTCTCTGAGTCTGGTTCAACCCCCCAGGCTTCGCAGTATTCTTCCCCAGGTTGGGTGCCTGGCGCCTGGAGAGGAGGGTGCCGGGGGTGTTAGGGGCTGGCGCCCACTCCCCAGGGCAGCGTACTTCTCTCCAGTGAGTTCTGGGCCACAGCAGGGATCGTTCTACCAGACGACACACCACCACGTCTGTGAAGTAGCGGCAGAAGTCCTCAAACTCCAtcctgagaggagaggtgaaaaCCCCTATTTATTTAGCTTTTCAGGATGAATTGAAGTGTATTTGTTAACGTATGCTATGCATTGAGCATTTAAGTTGTTTTCTGTTAAAATAGTAACATTTATTTGACTGTTTGTTTTTACCAGAACTCCCCCACATCTCTGACTATGAGGCCCATCTTCTCCCTTTCACCACGACCAACCCGCTGCCAATGTTGAGACCTGAATGTGGCGCAAAAGGGCTCTGTGTCAGTGGTTCCCTTCATGTGTGCTTTGCTATGAGACCCTCTAATTTTGTGGCCAGCCAAAATAGACAAAAACATGTTTCTAGCCAGATCCTGACATTTGTTATGACCCAAGTGAGGCTACCTTGACCTTGACCTATACCTatgaacagtacagtaatagCCCCCTCACCCCTGACTCCAGGGCCCGGTCCAGTCGGCTGTACCCCATGGGTTCCTCATGCGCACCATGCAGAGGCGAACACCACAGCCACCCAGCAGCGACCACTCCCCCAGACGCACTTTCCTCACCGCGGTGATACCGTAGGCATGGCCCCGCACCAGACCACAGTCTAGTACTGACTCTACTGTCTCCCCCTCCGCtggctgggacagacagagagacacagacaaagagagagagacaaagagagagagacagagacagagacagagagaaaatacagATATGCCATACGATACACAATAGAAATACACTAACATCAATACACAATACAGGCACTCTATGAAGGACCCCTGATTTGTTTAATAAGAGTCATGCACGATATTATAACTACACAATAAACAATACAGATCATTAATCAATAAAGGCATGTATCTAGAGTGTTTATGAGGACAGGAAATAGGAAGGGCAGAGAGCGAACAAAGACAAGAGAACGTGCCAGGATAGAGAGCATGCAGTGTCACGCCTGTCATAGTACAGTAAAGGTTGGTGTTAACATTGCTAATGCTGGACTATGCTTAACATAGCCAACTGTCTCTCTATGAAGCAGAATTCACCAAGCGTTGGATTGTTCACCCACTAATGGGGAACATGAGTTGGGTTTAGACCGTCGTGAGACAGGTTAGTTTTACCCTACTGAGGATGTGTTGTTgcaatagtacagtacagtacagtattcagAGGTGACCTCTCTGCTAGAATGACATTCATAGAATCTCTCTGGCCCAATCCCAAACCATTCATTACCACCCTTCATCCACATGTAATATCTAGGGTACGTGGGCACCAGTTTAGATCGAGGCCTCCAGTAATGGTCTCTGGTATTGTGATGGATTAAAATTCCACAGTCAAGCTGATCTTTTAGTACTAATTCACTGATCCAAGGTCAATTAAACATTTTCCCCTCACATGGTTGCTTTTACGTTTTGGGGacggtaagctgatcctagatctgcagtTAAACAGAGAAATGTCTATTGTTCACTGACCCGTATGGAGCAGGTGATGAGGGCTCTGCGTCCATGAGCCTTGGCCAGGGTCTGGAACAGTGCCTTCCTCTGATTGAGGTGAAGGGTGAGGGCCTCCCTGTCCAGGCTTAGGGGCTCTGACACACCCCCTGTGAAGTCGATCAGGGCCTCTGCCGTGTTACCTCCTTCCAACGCCTCATAGCAGCCGTTCAACCTtggtgagagaagagagggggagattagTGGCCGGGGGACAGAGGGGAGAATACGATGGTTAGAAGACTGGGAAAGAGGGGAAATGTTGAGGATGAGGAGAAACATTGAAGGGGTGGAATGGGGTTTATTTTGTCAAGTGTGTATTTGCTGTGTGgtgtatacttaagcaataaggcccgaggaggtgtggtatatggccaataaggGCTGTTCCCCCGCACggcgcaacgcggagtgcctggacacagcccttagccgtggtatattggccatatatcacaaacccccgaggtgccttattgctattatgaactgattaccaatgtaattagagcagtaaaaatacaatGTTTTGTCATCCCTGTggcatacggtctgatataccacggctgtcagccaatcagcatttaaggcttgaaccacccagtttataatgtattCATTAGATAACAATTTACTAGGTGCAACTGGGACAATAAGATATTTAATTGACTGATTAACAACCTTTCTCTTAGCCAACCTGAAATCTAATTTCTCAGCTGGTTCTTGGCTTTAGCATAGTTTAAAGTCTCACTTGGCGTAGGCCTTCTCCAGCAGGGCGCTCCAGAACTCCCGTGGCGTGGCTGAGCGGCAGAAGAGCAGCGTTCCGTCCTCACTGACCGGCAGGCGGTCGTCCACCACCACATCTGTCCAGCGCCCCAGCCGCCAGAAGCGGAAGTGGAAGATTCCGGCATACAGGTCGGGACGCTTGAGGTTCCACTCCTGCTCCGCGTGGTCAGGAATCACCTGGTAGTTTAAACcaatcaaataaatgtttttttttaaaagttttcAGGGGTGGTTACTGAATGTGTTATTACAGTGGTCACAGGGTGTGCAGGTTTTTGGTCCAGCCCAGCGCTAACATGTCAGATTAAGCTATAAGCAACTGATCATCAAGACCTCTCAGTGAAAATTTAATTAAATCAGTGACCAGGAAGTAAACCAGTGAGGTGACCTACAGAGATTTGGCTTCTGCCCTTTGACCCCTTACCTTCTTCCAAAGTGAGGGTTCTGAGGCCAGACAGGAAGTTGCCGCCACCATCCAGCAGTTACCCAGACTGCCTTGGTGCAGATCCCGCGTGCTGATGCCGTCCACAAAGAGACGAGGGTCCTTACACagctcctgagagagagagagagagagagagagagagagagagagagagagagagagagagagagagagagagagagagagagagagagagagagagagagagaattataaTGTATTATAGGCCCAAAAGTAAACTGGGtgcaacatactgtacagtacagtaagccAATTGGATCTAGTTTATCTTGTCATGGTGCCATTGTATTTGTCAGGACTAGTGTGTTAATCCAGTTTACTCTTATTTGACTTTGATGTCAGAGCAGTGTAGAAGAGAGAGATCCTGTCCAATTGGAGCTGTTGATCTTAGTTTTGACAGTATCAGGTCACAGCAGAGTTATAAggatacacacactcatacactaacacacacacactgctacacacacacacaggacataaCTTGTACAAATTTAACTTTAGAAAAGTTATGAACTTAATTTTCCCTTAGATGATATCATGTTCAACCTACCGGATGAAGTATGAACCTGACTGGATGATAGCTGAGGAAGTTCAGTGTCCAagcatcctgtgtgtgtgtgtgcatgtgcgcgattatatgagtgagtgtgtgccTCACTGCAGAGTGAGGTGACAGATGTCATCCTATCATTTGACCCCCGGTGGATGCACGCTTAAAATTCCTGCACGGAGCATGAGGAACACACTACAGAAAAGAGTGAGGTTAGCTACCACCTATAGTATCAGGCATGTGCACAGATAGGGCTCAACCAGTCCTCTAGCACCGACCCCTTTGCCCTCCTACAGAAAAGTGCCCTGTCAGCTCtgtggatttttttatttattttatgaattacttttaacattttattttgagtTTCTTTTCATTTAGCTTTTCATTTGAAGTGAAATGAATTGCACATCAAACTAGCTCATTTCATAAGCTCTTGAATATCAGAAAATTCCCCATCCGCCCTACTGCCACAAGAGTGCATGCAGTTTACACTGACTGCGGGCTCCGGACGGGGAGACTTGAATACTGGTAGGAGCGAAACAGTAGACAGAAGTTTTTTGAACATTTTAAAAGGCATTtccttgcaattctacacagtttGACATTACTTATTTAATACATTAAAAAATAATTATGAATGAGATATTTGGCTACAGAAGTGACAGTTCTTACCGATCTCTAAATCTTCCATCCAAAAACAAGACCCCGCCTCCTCCGCGGCAGTTTTGTCTATGTATAGGAGGCTACTTTTGAGTTGGATGTGTCATGTCTCTCACTGTTAAGGTGCCCCCATACTGGGTtcggtttgctcctagcagaGCTCGGCTTGGCAAATTAGACGTCTGTGACACACATACTCCCCCGCATATGACCTTTTCTTGAAAAACTAGAAAAAACATCAATATTAATGTTTGTCCCTCTTGAGGCGCTGTAGCAAAGTAGTCAGAAGTAatctaagataaatcaagaaatctgtaaataatttggatgtttttgcagaggaaGTATTAgttgcgcaattttacatctaactaaggttTTTGGTGCAGTATTTATCAAGTGAAAAAATGTACACGAAAACTAGTTGAATGacacttcattgaagaatcccaTCCATCCTGTccgtactgttgaccaatcaccgacaaaGGGGCATAGACTTCGGCTACCTAACCTCGACCCGCTGAACACAAAAACACCACAAACTTTGGTCCAAAAACGTGCGCAATCTGTTTCGACTGGGAAGTGTGCGACAGGCTTTAGGGACAGAGAAGGGGTAATTCGACGGCATGTTAATAAGAGGCAGATGTAAGCAGCAGAACAAATTCAAATCAAgttaaaatgtgtttgttttgacatcatagctagccagctagctagctagcatactaACATCTAATATTAACATAATAACATATTAACAACATATAAACATTCTCCCATCATTTGCTGATAGCTGAAAGTCATTATTTTCCCGATGTCAATCATCTGTCACCGTCTCTAGGCCTAGTAGTCAATGGCACTAGCTGGCTTACAATCTGTGATGATGAGTGACTGTTGCAGAAAATAAATAGGCATATAAATGCTGAAATGTTGGCTACAGAGACAGTTAAGACACTACCTGTAAGTACtgtattatacactgctcaaaaaaataaagggaacactaaaataacacatcctagatctgaatgaattaaatattcttattaaatacttttttctttacatagttgaatgtgctgacaacaaaataacacaaattatcaatggaaatcaaatttatcaacccatggaggtctggatttggattaaagtggaaaaccacactacaggctgatccaactttgatgtaatgtccttaaaacaagtcaaaatgaggctcagtagtgtgtgtggcctccacgtgcctgtatgacctccctacaacgcctgggcatgctcctgatgaggtggcggatggtctcctgagggatctcctcccagacctggactaaagcatccgccaactcctggacagtctgtggtgcaacgtggtggatggagcgagacatgatgtcccagatgtgctcaattggattcaggtctgggaaacgggcgggccagtccatagcatcaatgccttcctcttgcaggaactgctgacacactccagccacatgaggtctagcattgtcttgcattaggaggaacccagtgccaaccgcaccagcatatggtctcacaaggggtctgaggatctcatctcggtacctaatggcagtcaggctacctctggcgagcacatggagggctgtgcggccccccaaagaaatgccaccccacaccatgactgacccaccgccaaaccggtcatgctggaggatgttgcaggcagcagaacgttctccacggcgtctccagactctgtcacgtctgtcacatgctcagtgtgaacctgctttcatctgtgaagagcacagggcgccagtggcgaatttgccaatcttggtgttctctggcaaatgccaatcTCTGGCAaatgtaagcacaacccccacgtgtggacgtcgggccctcataccaccctcatggagtctgtttctgaccgtttgagcagacacatgcacatttgtggcctgctggaggtaattttgcagggctctggcagtgctcctccttgcacaaaggcagaggtagcggtcctgctgctgggttgttgccctcctacggcctcctccacgtctcctgatgtactggcctgtctcttgctaagcgcctccatgctctggacactatgctgacagacacagcaaaccttcttgccacagctcgcattgatgtgccagcctggatgagctgcactacctgagccacttgtgtgggttgtagactccgtctcatgctaccactagagtaaaagctccgccagcattcaaaagggacagtttgatttcacagaagtgtgattgacttggagttacattgtgttgcttaagtgttccctttatttttttgagcagtgtatatttagcAATACAATCAACATCAGACCTCCTATAATTTGTGTATCTTGTatgtgcagtgcattcggaaagtactcagaccccttgacttgttacgttacaaccttattctaaaattgattaaatagatttccccccctcatcaatctacacacaataccccataatgacaaagcgaaaacagggttttagaaatgctagcaaaaaaaatattaaaaaaaactttactcaatactttgttgaagcacctttggcagtgattacagcatcgagtcttcttaggtatgatgctacaagcttggcacacctgtatttggggagtttctcccattcttctctgcagatcctctcaagcgctgtcaagttggatggggagcgtcgctgcacaagagatgtttgatcgggttcaagtctgggctctggctgtgtcactcaaggacattcagacttgtcctgaagccagtcctgcattgtcttggctgtgtgctcagggtcgttgtcctgttggaaggtgaaccttcgccaaagtctgaggtcctgagtgctctggagcaggttttcatcaaggatctctctgtacttttctccgttaatatttccctcgatcctgactagtctccctgccgttgaaaaacatcccaacagcatgatgctaccaccatcatgcttcaccatagggatggtgccaggtttcctccagacgtgacgcttgtcattcaggccaaagagatcaatcttggtttcatcagaccagagaatcttgtttctcatggtcagagtcatttaggtgccttttggcaaactccaaactccgggctgtgatgtgccttttactgaggagtgggttccgtctggccactctaccataaatgcctgattggtggagtactgcagagatggttgtccttctggaaggtactcTGAAAGGAGctctggagcgctgtcagagtgcccatcggattcttggtcacctccctggccaaggaCCTTTTCCCttcattgctcagtttggccgggcagacaGCTcaaggaatagtcttggtggatGGAAGATTTCTTCCATTAAATAATGATGGaatccactgtgttcttggggactttcaatactgcagaaatgttttggtacccttccccagatctgtgcctcaacacaatcctgtctcggagctctatggacaattccttctacctcatggcttggtttttgaactgacatgcactgtcaactgtgggaccttatatagacaggtgtatgtctTTCCAAaacatttccaatcaattgaatttaccacaggtgg
Encoded proteins:
- the LOC139416080 gene encoding calpain-5 gives rise to the protein MPERVYGFQGQSFHKLKRACLRRGKLFQDPLFPPSALSLFYKRDPPPGLTWKRPRELCKDPRLFVDGISTRDLHQGSLGNCWMVAATSCLASEPSLWKKVIPDHAEQEWNLKRPDLYAGIFHFRFWRLGRWTDVVVDDRLPVSEDGTLLFCRSATPREFWSALLEKAYAKLNGCYEALEGGNTAEALIDFTGGVSEPLSLDREALTLHLNQRKALFQTLAKAHGRRALITCSIRPAEGETVESVLDCGLVRGHAYGITAVRKVRLGEWSLLGGCGVRLCMVRMRNPWGTADWTGPWSQGSQHWQRVGRGEREKMGLIVRDVGEFWMEFEDFCRYFTDVVVCRLVERSLLWPRTHWREVRCPGEWAPAPNTPGTLLSRRQAPNLGKNTAKPGGLNQTQRGDRKEARLGERQRGGGGGGGRAVRGGGREKMVVAKEGEKKTKRKEEGVKKEGEVDGGWDEQTDKKSRCGGCINHKDTFLHNPQFMFEVQGKEDEVLICLQQEDRRIKRKDGGGENLPIGFEVLRVEVNRLSRVQCVVEQAASSVYMDSRSVALRVSLGPGRYALLPTTFQPGATGRFLIRLFSHSHLRLSELREELPAPSLWQCCLPQPSIVTTVHLRRASGLSQPKQTAPDVYAVIWCEDDTIRTRVFKEDGNPEFNIRAIFYRRNPDAHISIELWSYGLLWDTLLGGARLQTSDSEKGRSRVIDLQGGQSRSGSRGCIYVETSSSECLTDL